Genomic DNA from Streptococcus uberis:
AATTCACCCTTGCTACTTGCATCCATAAAGAGACGGTTGTACCATAGGTCAGCTACATGTGCTGCGTAGAGGTCTTCTTTTTCTTGAGTGGCAGGATAGGCTGGAGTTAGATTTAAAATAATCCCGATTTGGCCATCTAAATCAAGGGCACGATATTTTGCGATAGCTTTACTACTAGCTAATTGGAGATTGTAAGCAACTTGAACAGCAGCTTTGCCATCGACACGTTTAGGGTAGTGGAATTGTTCTAAATAGCCACCCTCAACCACCACGAGGGGTTCATTGTGCGTAAACCAATATTTAACACGGTCGCCAAAAAGTTGGAAACATTTTTCCGCAAAACCAGCAAATAAGTCTACCACATGCTTGCTTTCCCAACCACCATACTTATGCAATAATTCTACTGGAATATCAAAATGATGGAGTGTAAAGAAAGGAGTAATTCCTTGAGCAATAAATTCATCAATAACCGCATTATAGAAGGCTGCTGCTTCCTCATTAACAGTATTTGTCTCTAGGTCATCAATTAAGCGTGACCATTGAATAGAAGTTCTCACTGTATTAAGACCACAATCTTTCATCAATTGGATATCAGACTTATAATCATAATAAAAGTTTGAAGCTGTATCTGGCCCTACATGGTTATAAAAATCGTGAGGGGCAATATCATACCAGTAATCCATGACATTTTGGTGTTGTTTTTTAAATGAACCTTCTGATTGGGGACCACTTGTTGCTGCACCCCACCAAAAATTTTTGGGAAATTCTAATTGTGTCATTTTATCTCTCCTTTATGAAAAAACGGAGTTGGAATTTGCATCCAACTCCATTACTATAATCTTTAAATTTTATCTGCTTTATCAACCATTTTAAGGAATGGGAACCAGATTAATCCGATAACGATAACTTGAACTAATTGCAATAATGACCCCATAATTGAGTTGGTTGCAAGGAAGCCAGAAATGAATATAGGCATTGTCCAAGGAACTTGTGCACCAGTTGTTAATGGTACCAAACCACTGGCGAAACCAAGGTAAGCCACGATAACAGAAACGATTGGCGCTAATAACCAAGGGATGAAGATACTTGCATTCATAACGATTGGAAGACCAAAAATAACTGGTTCGTTTACGTTGAAGATACCAGGTCCTAGGGCAAAACGTCCAACTTCTTTATATTGTTTGCTCTTCATGATGAAAGCCATCATTAAAACAACAATTAAGGTTGACCCTGAACCACCTAAACCAACGGTAAAGGTATCCATAAATGATTTGGTAACGATATGACCATGTTCTGCTAAAGCTGCTGCACCTTGTTTTGTCAATTCGGCGTTGTCTAACATGTTAGTTTGCCAGAATGGTTCAAATACTGAGTTAACAATAACTTGTCCATGAAGACCAAAGAACCATAAGAATTGAACAAAGAAGAGGGCAACGATGGTTGCTGGTAAACTTGTTCCTAAACCAGTCAATGGTTTTTGAATAAGATTGTAGATAACATCATGAAGGTTTGTATGGAAAAGTGAGACCATAAGAGCATTCACAATCAAGAAAACCATTAAGGTTCCAAGTGCTGGAATTAAGGCTGAGAATGATTTTGAAACTGCTGGTGGCACACTTTCAGGCATTTTAATCGTAAATCCACGTTTTGTTAAATAAGCAAAAAGTTTAGCTGCAATAAAGGCTGCGATGATGCCTAGGAACATTCCTTTAGCCCCTAAACGATCTAAGCTAAGTGCTCCGTTGGCTTGAGCGGCCACTTTGCCATCGGCACCTAAGACGTCAAAGAAAAATGGTGTCAAAATTAAGAATGAAGACAAGGCAACGACTGCTGAGTAAATCCCTTCTTCAAGTTCTTCTGATTTGGCCATGTAGTAACCAATACCAAGGGTTACGAAGATGGTCATGATTGACATGGTTGCACTTTGACCATTACCAAAGAGGTTGGCAAATGTAGCTTTTAAGCTATCCGGCCAGAAAGGTAGATTATTGAAAACGACGATCAATGATCCAAACATTGTTAGTGGGAAAGATAACATAAAAGCATCACGAAGAACTAATAAATATTTATTGTTCCCTAAAACTGTCGCTACCGGTAATATCTTTTCACTTAGCATATCCATAAATTTAGTCATGGTAATCTCCTTTTACTAGTGACTAGTAGTATTTGTAAGAATAGTATACCATTTATGAAATTTATTTCAATACATTTTTAAAGATAAAATTTATTTTAAATTTTGATTGACATAGGCTGCTAGAATTTCTGACAAAATCAGGAAGAGGGAACGGTTATCCAATTGATAAAAATCTCCAGAGGGATTGCGTAATTGCATAACATTGGAGGGTAGAATAACTAATTCTGTTGCATACTGTCTGATGTAGGGACTATCGACCATTGTAACGATGATGACCTGACAGCCGACGGCCTTAGCCGCTTCAAATAATTCTTCAAAATCCTTGTTACCTGTTACAGTGTAAAAAAGGAGGACATGTTCTTTTGTCAGGGTTCTAGACAGGTAATACATTTTGGTTTTACTGGTAATGCTTTCCGTATATTTGTCCTGATAGAGTAGAGAATAGACCAATTGTTCAGCACTTAGACCAGAACTCCCGATACCTAAAACCTTAATGAGGTCAGATGAGGCTAATTTTTTAGCAATGCGATGTAATTGTCCTTCGTCTAATTGGCTTTCTAATAAGGCAATGTTATCTCGATAATTATTTAGAACCTTAGACATTATTTTCTTACTTTGTCCTTTAGGTTCCTTCTGTTTTTTTTGCGAAGATTCTTCTAATCCAATTTTTAAATCCGGCAATCCCTTGTAACCAATCTTTTTTGCTAAGCGAACTAAGGCTGCCGGTGAGGTTTCAATCAATTGGGCGGCATCTTGAACATTATGATTAATGAGATAATCTGGATGTTCTAATAAACAATTGTAAATCTTTTTGTCAGTCTTGGTTAGGTTGGTGAAATTTACTGATATCCGTTCTTTAAAATCCATCTTTATTCCTTTATTCTCTTATTTTCTTACATTTTAGATTAACATCTCTCTGCTAGAATGAAAAGATAAAACTTCCTAAAAGGCTATTTTAGGAAGTCTGAGAAATTTAATTTTCAGCGACAGCTTTCGCTAAGGCAAAATTACCGATGGTAGCTGAAGCATTGTCTGCTACTGCAGGGGTAACAATATAGTGGTTCAAATCTGGTACTGGAAGATAGCCATTTAACAAATCGGTGAACTTCTCATGAACCCGTTTGACCATATGTTCTTGAGCCATAACGCCACCGCCAAAAACGATAACTTCTGGGCGATACAACATGGTAGCCTGCAAGGCTGCTTGAGCAATATAGTAAGCTTGAACATCCCAAATGTCAGAATCAATCGGAATCAATTCTCCCCGAGTTCCGCTTCTAGCCTCCAAGCTTGGTCCCGCTGCCATTCCCTCAAGGCATCCCTTATGGAAAGGACAAACCCCTAAAAAACCTGAATCCACATCACTTGAATGTGGCATAACATAGGTATGTCCTGCTTCTGTATGCCCTAGACCTCCAATAAATTGGTTTTGTTGAATAGCACCCGCTCCGATGCCCGTTCCAATGGTGTAATAAACGAGGCTATCAACGCCAGGTCGTAACAATTTCTCGCCAAAAGCTGAACTATTCACATCTGTGGTAAAGTATATAGGCAAGCCTAGTTCTTTAGAAATAGGACCAACGATATCACAATTAGCCCAATAAGGTTTTGGAGTTGTCGTAATATAGCCGTAGGTTGCAGATGATTTATCCATATCAATCGGACCAAATGATCCAATTGCAATAGCTGCTAAATCATCACCGAAAGATTTGAAATAAGCTATCGTTTTTGCTATTGTCTCTTCTGGTGTCGTGGTGGGAAATTGAACCTTATCGACAATATCAAAATCTGTATTACCCACTGCACAGACAAACTTAGTGCCGCCCGCTTCTAAACTTCCATATAATCTTGTCATATTCACCCCTCATTTATTGTAACCGTATTCTTAAAATCTATTATAGGGAAATGCTAAGCTGAAATCAAGAGCCTTTCTTCGCCTTTGAAAATGCTTTTACGACTAATAAAGGGCTAAACATTTAGCCCTTTATCTCTAGCGATGAAGTGTCATAATGTCTTGACCAACAAAAAGATTTCCTTCAGCTTGAATCCTAATTGATTGATAGTCCGAAGCATTGGTTAGAATAACCATGGTGGTATCTTCTAAACCAGCTTCTTTAATTTTAGTTGATTCAAATTCTCCTAACAAATCGCCTTTTTTAACATGTTGACCTGCTGTAACCTTTGATTTAAAGCCAGTTCCAGCCATTGAAACTGTATCAATGCCGATATGAATTAAAAGTTCAGCCCCTTCATTAGATCTGATAGCAAAAGCATGTCCTGTTTCGAAAGCAACTTCTACTTGTCCATCTACAGGAGAATATACCGCATTACCACTTGGGATTACGGCAAAACCTTGACCCATGGCACCAGAGGCAAAAACCGGATCATTAACTTCTTCAAGGGTAATCACTTGTCCGTCAAGTGGTGCATAAAGAACTTCTTCTCCTTTATTTTCACTGACAGCGACTGGCATAGGTTCAGACTTTTTTACAGAAGTACCTTCTTTCTCGTCCTCAAAACCAAAGAGATAGGTTAAGGTAAATCCGGCAGCAAATGATACAGCTACCATGATAAGGTATGGAAGTAATTGACCATTAAGGTAGAGTAGGGTTCCAGGAATAATGGTGATCCCAAAACCAGTTGCCGCTAAAGGAAGCAACGATGCTGTCGCACCACCAATGGCACCCGCAATAAGTGATAAAAAGAAAGGTTTACGGTAACGTAAATTCACACCGAAAATAGCTGGCTCAGTAATTCCTAAGAAAGCGGAAAGGGCTGCTGGAAAAGCAAGAGCTTTCAGTTTTTTATTCTTAGTCTTCACACCCACTGCAACTGTTGCTGCACCTTGTGCTGTCATAGCGGCTGTAATAATAGCATTAAAAGGATTTGAACCATCATGAGCAATTAATTGTGATTCAAGCAAGTTGAAGATATGGTGGACCCCTGAAACAACAATGATTTGGTGAACACCACCAATTAAGAAACCAGGAAGACCAAATGGAAGATCAAGAACGGCTTTTGTTCCAACGAGAATATAGTTTTCAACCACGTGGAATACTGGACCAATCACAAATAATCCTAGAATGGACATTACAAATAAGGTAACAAATGGTGTTACTAATAAATCCAAGACTTCAGGAACATACTTCCGGACAAATTTTTCAAATTTAGCCCCGATGATACCAATAATAAATGCTGGTAATACTGATCCTTGAAGACCTACTACCGGGATAAAACCAAAGAAGATTGTCGGTTTAATATCGCCTCCAGAAGCAACTGCCCAAGCATTTGGCAATGACCCAGAAATGAGCATAAATCCAAGGACAATACCGATAACAGGATTACCACCGAAAACGCGGAAAGTAGACCAAACGACTAAAGCTGGAAGTGCAATAAAGGCAGTGTCTGTTAAAATTTGAGAATAAACATTTAAATCATTTGGTAACGTAATACCAAGTGCTCCAAGTAATCCTCGAAGTCCCATAAACAAACCAGTTGCTACAATAGCTGGAATGATTGGTACAAAGACATCACCAAATGTACGAACGGCACGTTGGAACCAATTTCCTTGTTTTGCAGCTTCGGCCTTCATGTCATCTTTTGAAGAGGTTGGTAAGCCAAGAGCAACCACTTCATCATAGATTTTATTAACAGTACCTGTTCCAAAAATCATCTGATATTGACCAGAATTAAAGAAAGCGCCTTTTACTTTTTCAATGTTTTCAGCTTTTTCCTTATCAATCTTTGACTCATCAAGGACCATTACACGCAGACGGGTCGCACAGTGGGCAACACTTTTTACATTGTCTCTGCCACCTAGTGCTTCGATAACTTCTTTTGCAATTTGATTATTATCCATCTCTGGAAAATCTCCTTTTCTTAAATATGATGAACCGTTTTCATCTCTTGCTTATCATTTTAGCACGATTTTATTTTATGTCAAGCGTTTGACATAAAAAATATTATATCTGCTTTTTATGTTGATTTTTAGAAGGAAAACGTTTAGTATATATACTATAAAGTCAGCTAAAGGAGTTTCATCAATGGAAATCGCACAAGAGGTTCGCTATCGTCCCTATCAGGATTGGACCCCAGAAGAAATCAAAATCATTTCAAAGAATGTAGCCTCTTCACCTTGGCATGCATCTTATCATATTGAGCCCAAAACCGGATTATTAAATGATCCTAATGGTTTTTCCTATTTTAACGGTCAATTTCATCTTTTTTATCAAAATTGGCCTTTTGGAGCAGCCCACGGCTTAAAGCAATGGGTACACTTAGTTTCCGATGATCTACTTCATTTCAAAGAGACAGGAATAAAATTATTACCCGATCACAAGCACGATAGCCATGGGGCCTACTCTGGTTCAGCTTATGCTGTAAACGATAAACTTTTCCTCTTTTATACTGGAAATGTTAGAGATGAGAATTGGGTCCGCGACCCTCTTCAGGTTGGTGCATATCTTGATGCCAAAGGACAAATCACCAAGTGTGAATCTGTTTTAATTCAACAACCTGACGACGTTACCGAACATTTCAGAGACCCTCAAATCTTCAATTATAAGAATCAATTTTATGCCATTGTTGGTGCACAGGACTTAAATAAAAAAGGTATGATCAAGCTTTATAAAGCTATTAATAACGATGTTGAAAACTGGACCTTCGTTGCCAACCTAGATATTGGACGAACTGCTAGCGAATATATGATTGAATGTCCCAACCTTGTTTTCATAGATGAGAAACCAGTACTCATCTATAGCCCTCAAGGACTTTCCAAAGCAGAATTAGCATATGACAACATCTACCCAAACACCTATCAAGTCTTCGACGCCTTTGATCCCGAAAAGGGCAAACTTCTTGGTGGTACTGACATTCAAAACCTTGATTTTGGGTTTGAAGCCTATGCCACTCAAGCCTTTAATGCACCTGACGGAAGCGTTTTAGCCGTGTCATGGATTGGTCTACCCGACATTCACTATCCTACCGATTCTTTTGACTATCAAGGAGCCCTAAGCTTGGTCAAAGAACTTACCTTAGAAAATGGACAAATCCATCAATTCCCA
This window encodes:
- a CDS encoding sucrose-specific PTS transporter subunit IIBC, which encodes MDNNQIAKEVIEALGGRDNVKSVAHCATRLRVMVLDESKIDKEKAENIEKVKGAFFNSGQYQMIFGTGTVNKIYDEVVALGLPTSSKDDMKAEAAKQGNWFQRAVRTFGDVFVPIIPAIVATGLFMGLRGLLGALGITLPNDLNVYSQILTDTAFIALPALVVWSTFRVFGGNPVIGIVLGFMLISGSLPNAWAVASGGDIKPTIFFGFIPVVGLQGSVLPAFIIGIIGAKFEKFVRKYVPEVLDLLVTPFVTLFVMSILGLFVIGPVFHVVENYILVGTKAVLDLPFGLPGFLIGGVHQIIVVSGVHHIFNLLESQLIAHDGSNPFNAIITAAMTAQGAATVAVGVKTKNKKLKALAFPAALSAFLGITEPAIFGVNLRYRKPFFLSLIAGAIGGATASLLPLAATGFGITIIPGTLLYLNGQLLPYLIMVAVSFAAGFTLTYLFGFEDEKEGTSVKKSEPMPVAVSENKGEEVLYAPLDGQVITLEEVNDPVFASGAMGQGFAVIPSGNAVYSPVDGQVEVAFETGHAFAIRSNEGAELLIHIGIDTVSMAGTGFKSKVTAGQHVKKGDLLGEFESTKIKEAGLEDTTMVILTNASDYQSIRIQAEGNLFVGQDIMTLHR
- the celB gene encoding PTS cellobiose transporter subunit IIC, whose product is MTKFMDMLSEKILPVATVLGNNKYLLVLRDAFMLSFPLTMFGSLIVVFNNLPFWPDSLKATFANLFGNGQSATMSIMTIFVTLGIGYYMAKSEELEEGIYSAVVALSSFLILTPFFFDVLGADGKVAAQANGALSLDRLGAKGMFLGIIAAFIAAKLFAYLTKRGFTIKMPESVPPAVSKSFSALIPALGTLMVFLIVNALMVSLFHTNLHDVIYNLIQKPLTGLGTSLPATIVALFFVQFLWFFGLHGQVIVNSVFEPFWQTNMLDNAELTKQGAAALAEHGHIVTKSFMDTFTVGLGGSGSTLIVVLMMAFIMKSKQYKEVGRFALGPGIFNVNEPVIFGLPIVMNASIFIPWLLAPIVSVIVAYLGFASGLVPLTTGAQVPWTMPIFISGFLATNSIMGSLLQLVQVIVIGLIWFPFLKMVDKADKI
- a CDS encoding glycoside hydrolase family 1 protein, with protein sequence MTQLEFPKNFWWGAATSGPQSEGSFKKQHQNVMDYWYDIAPHDFYNHVGPDTASNFYYDYKSDIQLMKDCGLNTVRTSIQWSRLIDDLETNTVNEEAAAFYNAVIDEFIAQGITPFFTLHHFDIPVELLHKYGGWESKHVVDLFAGFAEKCFQLFGDRVKYWFTHNEPLVVVEGGYLEQFHYPKRVDGKAAVQVAYNLQLASSKAIAKYRALDLDGQIGIILNLTPAYPATQEKEDLYAAHVADLWYNRLFMDASSKGEFPAELVALLEKEGALWQTDQEELEIIKNNIIDILGVNFYHPNRVQRPKYSYNSLAVDFLPTKFWQAYEMPMARMNVDKGWEIYPKAVYDIAKDIQENYDNIQWYISENGMGVSREDRYLNEDGVIEDDYRIQFITEHLYWLHRGISEGSNCLGYHLWTPIDCWSWANAYRNRYGLVTNNIHNQVKSLKKSGYWMRQLAESGQLEVKNAIMDIL
- the scrK gene encoding fructokinase ScrK, translated to MTRLYGSLEAGGTKFVCAVGNTDFDIVDKVQFPTTTPEETIAKTIAYFKSFGDDLAAIAIGSFGPIDMDKSSATYGYITTTPKPYWANCDIVGPISKELGLPIYFTTDVNSSAFGEKLLRPGVDSLVYYTIGTGIGAGAIQQNQFIGGLGHTEAGHTYVMPHSSDVDSGFLGVCPFHKGCLEGMAAGPSLEARSGTRGELIPIDSDIWDVQAYYIAQAALQATMLYRPEVIVFGGGVMAQEHMVKRVHEKFTDLLNGYLPVPDLNHYIVTPAVADNASATIGNFALAKAVAEN
- a CDS encoding MurR/RpiR family transcriptional regulator; its protein translation is MDFKERISVNFTNLTKTDKKIYNCLLEHPDYLINHNVQDAAQLIETSPAALVRLAKKIGYKGLPDLKIGLEESSQKKQKEPKGQSKKIMSKVLNNYRDNIALLESQLDEGQLHRIAKKLASSDLIKVLGIGSSGLSAEQLVYSLLYQDKYTESITSKTKMYYLSRTLTKEHVLLFYTVTGNKDFEELFEAAKAVGCQVIIVTMVDSPYIRQYATELVILPSNVMQLRNPSGDFYQLDNRSLFLILSEILAAYVNQNLK
- a CDS encoding sucrose-6-phosphate hydrolase; its protein translation is MEIAQEVRYRPYQDWTPEEIKIISKNVASSPWHASYHIEPKTGLLNDPNGFSYFNGQFHLFYQNWPFGAAHGLKQWVHLVSDDLLHFKETGIKLLPDHKHDSHGAYSGSAYAVNDKLFLFYTGNVRDENWVRDPLQVGAYLDAKGQITKCESVLIQQPDDVTEHFRDPQIFNYKNQFYAIVGAQDLNKKGMIKLYKAINNDVENWTFVANLDIGRTASEYMIECPNLVFIDEKPVLIYSPQGLSKAELAYDNIYPNTYQVFDAFDPEKGKLLGGTDIQNLDFGFEAYATQAFNAPDGSVLAVSWIGLPDIHYPTDSFDYQGALSLVKELTLENGQIHQFPVSSVKSLRQNAEKIQNKSKTSNCYELELRIKRNEKAQLQLFSDESTKTGLLMTIDTKEGKCVIDRSQVGQQYALEYGSCRSCQIPQEDVTLNIYVDKSIIEIYINQGQAVLTSRVFPENEASGIQILSGDIDGYYYELR